A stretch of the SAR86 cluster bacterium genome encodes the following:
- the pnp gene encoding polyribonucleotide nucleotidyltransferase, with protein MESYKKSFILGDKEIILESGKVARQATGAVIATCEDTQVLATVVVGKAPGEHQDFFPLTVNYQEKTYATGKIPGGFFKREGRPTEKETLTSRLIDRPLRPLFNDDFLYEVQVICTVISSDKNVDPDILSFLAASAAVAISGLPFNGPLGAIRVGFIDGNYCINPTRSELEESHLDMVIAGSDAAVIMVESEAKELSEDQMLGGILFAHQEMQVAIEAIKEMVSDIGKPEFQYEPKVLSPEVVELVKNNYSDQISAAYALQIKQERVQALSEIREKILEENVSEDEGSFSQNDLLDAFKKVGKNIVRTRLIEGAPRIDGRDLDTVRPLFIETGVLKNTHGSALFTRGETQAIVTSTLGSPRQAQLIDALEGEYKDQFMLHYNFPPYSVGEAGFMSGPKRREIGHGKLARRALEAVLPSPDDFPYTIRVVSEITESNGSSSMASVCGSSLALMDAGIPLKAAVAGIAMGLVKEEEGFAVITDILGDEDHLGDMDFKVAGTSEGITALQMDIKIDGITEEIFEVALEKAHTARNHILSSMNEVISSSREQLSEKAPQAVVIQINTKKIRDVIGKGGETIRGLTEETGAIIEVEDNGKVTIYGDTPQSRESAQKRIEEITAEPEVNKIYTGTVANIKDFGAFVTIMPGRDGLVHVSEISEERVENVSDYFVEGEEVKVKVLEVDKQGKIRLTMKGLDD; from the coding sequence ATGGAAAGTTACAAAAAATCTTTCATATTGGGTGACAAAGAAATCATCCTAGAATCTGGTAAAGTTGCTAGGCAAGCTACTGGAGCAGTAATTGCTACATGTGAGGATACGCAAGTTTTAGCTACAGTTGTCGTAGGAAAAGCTCCAGGCGAACATCAAGACTTCTTTCCTCTGACAGTTAATTATCAAGAGAAGACTTATGCAACAGGTAAAATACCTGGAGGTTTTTTCAAGAGAGAAGGTAGGCCTACTGAAAAGGAGACACTTACTTCTAGATTAATTGATAGACCTCTAAGGCCTTTATTCAATGACGATTTCCTCTATGAAGTTCAGGTAATTTGTACAGTTATCTCCTCCGACAAAAATGTCGATCCCGATATTCTTTCCTTTCTAGCTGCCTCCGCAGCTGTGGCGATTTCGGGACTGCCATTCAATGGCCCCCTTGGAGCCATAAGGGTTGGGTTTATTGATGGCAACTACTGCATCAACCCAACAAGGAGCGAATTAGAAGAATCTCATCTAGATATGGTTATTGCTGGAAGTGATGCAGCTGTTATCATGGTTGAATCAGAAGCCAAAGAACTCTCAGAAGATCAAATGTTGGGGGGGATTTTATTCGCTCACCAAGAAATGCAAGTAGCCATTGAAGCTATAAAAGAGATGGTATCTGATATTGGTAAACCTGAATTTCAATATGAACCAAAAGTCTTAAGCCCAGAAGTTGTTGAGTTAGTGAAAAATAATTATAGTGATCAAATTTCTGCTGCTTATGCTTTGCAAATCAAACAAGAAAGGGTCCAGGCTCTATCAGAAATAAGAGAAAAGATTCTTGAAGAGAACGTGTCAGAAGATGAAGGGTCATTTTCACAAAATGATCTACTTGATGCATTTAAGAAAGTAGGCAAAAACATTGTCAGAACGAGGCTCATCGAAGGTGCCCCGAGGATTGATGGAAGAGATTTAGATACTGTTAGACCTTTGTTTATTGAAACTGGTGTCTTAAAGAATACTCATGGTTCTGCATTATTTACCCGAGGCGAAACTCAAGCAATTGTTACCTCCACTCTCGGTTCTCCTAGACAAGCTCAACTAATAGATGCTTTAGAAGGTGAGTATAAAGACCAATTTATGCTTCATTACAACTTTCCACCTTATTCGGTAGGAGAAGCAGGATTTATGTCCGGTCCAAAAAGAAGAGAGATAGGGCATGGCAAACTTGCAAGGAGAGCTTTAGAGGCTGTTTTACCGTCACCTGATGACTTTCCTTACACAATAAGAGTAGTATCTGAAATAACAGAGTCTAATGGCTCCAGCTCAATGGCGAGTGTTTGTGGCTCAAGCCTTGCTCTTATGGATGCAGGTATCCCTCTCAAAGCAGCAGTGGCTGGTATAGCTATGGGATTGGTTAAAGAAGAAGAAGGATTCGCAGTCATTACTGATATCTTAGGCGATGAAGATCATCTTGGTGATATGGACTTTAAAGTTGCAGGAACTTCAGAAGGAATAACCGCTCTTCAAATGGATATTAAAATAGACGGAATTACTGAAGAAATATTCGAAGTTGCTTTAGAGAAAGCACACACTGCGAGGAATCATATACTGTCAAGCATGAATGAAGTAATTTCTTCTTCTAGGGAACAGCTATCTGAAAAAGCCCCTCAAGCTGTAGTCATTCAGATCAATACTAAAAAGATACGTGACGTTATAGGTAAAGGTGGTGAAACAATTAGAGGACTTACAGAAGAAACTGGTGCAATTATTGAGGTAGAGGACAACGGTAAAGTAACTATTTATGGAGATACTCCTCAATCCAGAGAGTCTGCTCAAAAAAGAATTGAGGAAATTACTGCTGAACCAGAAGTAAATAAGATTTATACAGGGACTGTAGCCAATATCAAAGATTTTGGTGCTTTTGTAACAATCATGCCGGGAAGAGATGGATTAGTTCATGTGTCAGAAATCTCAGAAGAAAGGGTAGAGAACGTTTCAGATTATTTCGTCGAAGGTGAAGAAGTGAAGGTTAAAGTTCTAGAAGTAGATAAGCAAGGCAAAATAAGATTAACTATGAAAGGGCTAGACGATTAA
- a CDS encoding alpha/beta hydrolase, protein MQKLVNIEDNIKIGSTGSRDLTGDLFCPPEDEANGSGVVIIHGGGWREGDKNQLRGYGILLAREGFTCLSASYRLSQEKIWPAQIQDVNCAIRYMRANSDKLKIDPNRIGITGNSAGGHLSLMAALSDIDPSFEGEGGNNHVTSEVKAVCAIYPPAQIRKYENTDTIFDAYKALMGNDASQDDFDKASPILQINNNFPPTMLIHGSSDSVVKLSDSTDLYTKLTDLNIPTELHIFSQEEHAFDSQKGYGRSVADLQNLFFKKYL, encoded by the coding sequence ATGCAAAAATTAGTAAACATAGAAGATAATATAAAAATTGGCTCAACAGGTTCGAGGGATCTCACTGGCGATTTATTTTGTCCGCCTGAAGATGAAGCTAATGGTTCTGGCGTAGTAATTATCCATGGAGGAGGCTGGAGAGAAGGAGACAAAAATCAATTACGTGGTTATGGAATATTACTTGCCAGAGAAGGTTTTACCTGTCTCTCAGCTTCTTATAGATTATCACAAGAAAAGATTTGGCCTGCACAGATACAAGATGTGAATTGTGCAATTCGTTATATGAGGGCAAATTCAGATAAATTAAAAATTGATCCAAATAGAATTGGTATTACAGGAAATTCTGCAGGTGGCCATCTTTCCTTAATGGCAGCTTTATCAGATATAGATCCAAGTTTTGAAGGTGAAGGCGGAAATAATCATGTTACTTCAGAAGTAAAAGCTGTATGCGCCATATATCCTCCAGCACAAATAAGAAAATATGAGAATACCGATACCATATTTGATGCTTACAAAGCTTTAATGGGCAATGATGCCTCACAAGATGACTTCGATAAGGCTAGCCCTATTTTACAAATAAATAATAATTTTCCTCCTACTATGCTGATTCACGGTTCGAGTGATTCGGTTGTAAAACTGTCTGATTCAACAGATTTATATACAAAGTTAACTGATCTAAATATACCAACTGAACTCCATATATTTTCGCAAGAAGAGCATGCCTTTGATTCTCAGAAGGGATATGGAAGATCTGTTGCAGATCTACAGAATTTATTCTTTAAGAAGTATCTTTAA
- the rpsO gene encoding 30S ribosomal protein S15 translates to MALSNTEKKEIVTKFARTDKDTGSPEVQVALLSANIDALQTHFKANAKDHHSRTGLIRMVNQRRKLLDYIKISKPDTYTKLISDLGLRR, encoded by the coding sequence TTGGCACTAAGTAATACAGAAAAGAAAGAAATAGTAACTAAGTTCGCAAGAACAGATAAAGATACAGGATCACCTGAGGTCCAAGTAGCGTTGTTGTCAGCAAATATTGATGCTCTTCAAACTCATTTCAAAGCTAATGCTAAGGACCACCATTCCAGAACAGGATTAATTAGAATGGTGAATCAACGTAGAAAACTACTTGATTACATAAAAATATCCAAACCAGATACTTACACAAAGTTAATTTCGGATTTGGGTTTAAGAAGATAA
- a CDS encoding ribose-phosphate pyrophosphokinase yields the protein MEKRHQKIAVFSGTANLELTKKICKKLALKQGKADIGRFSDGEISVKINENVRGKDVYIIQPTCSPSHVNLIELILMVDALRWSSAGRITAVIPYYGYARQDRRVRSQRVPISAKVIAGILERSGIDRVLTVELHSEQIQGFFDIPVDNIYGTKVIYEDIKKQKFKDILVVSPDVGGVVRSRALSKFLDIGDLAIIDKRRDEANKSEVMNVIGDVSKKDCLLYDDMADTCGTLCNAADALKAKDARSVSAYITHPVLSGEAIEKINQSSLDQLVVTDTIPLSEEAKSCKKIRCISLAPTLAEAIKRLNKEESISEMLM from the coding sequence ATGGAGAAAAGACATCAAAAAATAGCTGTCTTTAGCGGAACAGCTAACCTTGAGCTTACTAAAAAAATTTGTAAAAAACTCGCTTTAAAGCAAGGAAAAGCAGATATCGGTCGTTTTAGTGATGGCGAAATCAGCGTGAAGATTAATGAAAATGTAAGAGGCAAAGACGTTTACATAATCCAGCCAACTTGTAGTCCTTCTCATGTGAATTTAATTGAATTAATACTAATGGTTGATGCTCTTAGGTGGTCTTCTGCAGGTAGAATAACAGCTGTTATTCCATACTATGGATATGCAAGGCAAGACAGACGGGTAAGGTCTCAAAGAGTACCAATCAGCGCTAAAGTTATTGCAGGTATCTTAGAAAGATCTGGAATTGATAGAGTTTTAACAGTAGAGCTGCATTCTGAACAGATTCAAGGATTTTTTGATATACCAGTAGATAATATATACGGGACAAAAGTTATCTATGAGGACATCAAAAAACAAAAATTCAAGGACATATTAGTTGTAAGTCCTGATGTCGGAGGAGTAGTTAGGTCAAGAGCTCTATCTAAGTTTTTAGATATTGGTGACTTGGCAATTATCGACAAAAGAAGAGATGAAGCGAACAAATCTGAGGTAATGAACGTGATAGGAGATGTATCAAAAAAAGATTGTTTGCTTTATGACGATATGGCAGATACATGTGGAACATTATGCAATGCAGCTGATGCATTAAAGGCCAAGGATGCTAGAAGTGTGAGTGCTTATATTACTCATCCCGTTTTATCAGGAGAGGCAATAGAAAAAATAAATCAATCTTCACTTGATCAATTAGTTGTAACAGATACTATACCGCTCTCGGAAGAAGCTAAATCCTGTAAAAAGATTAGATGCATCTCTTTGGCACCGACTTTAGCTGAGGCCATAAAAAGATTAAATAAAGAGGAATCAATAAGTGAAATGCTTATGTGA
- a CDS encoding 50S ribosomal protein L25/general stress protein Ctc has product MSEQVNLNATNREVEGKSSSRQLRRMGSVPAVIYGGDKDPIRISILEKDIAKASEIPGFATQILNINISGDEQNVIVKEIQRHPATQRVLHADLQRVNPDTKISISVPVRFLNEDNCMGVKMHGGAISRLINDIDISCLASNLPEYLEVDVAELDVGDSIFLSALNLPEGVEIPSLALGDDRDQAVVSVTEAKVLDVEPEIIETEEDGESSEDEDAAASTDGQEEPDE; this is encoded by the coding sequence ATGAGTGAACAAGTCAATTTAAATGCAACCAATAGAGAAGTCGAAGGTAAATCTTCCAGTAGACAGTTGAGAAGAATGGGCTCAGTACCAGCCGTGATATATGGTGGAGACAAAGATCCTATAAGAATATCTATTTTAGAGAAGGATATTGCAAAAGCTTCTGAGATTCCTGGATTTGCAACTCAAATATTGAACATAAATATTTCAGGTGATGAGCAGAATGTTATTGTAAAAGAAATTCAAAGGCATCCGGCTACTCAAAGAGTTCTTCATGCTGACCTTCAAAGAGTTAATCCTGATACAAAAATTAGTATTTCAGTTCCTGTGAGGTTCTTAAATGAAGATAACTGCATGGGCGTAAAAATGCATGGTGGTGCAATTTCTCGTTTAATCAATGACATCGATATAAGTTGTCTTGCTTCTAACCTTCCAGAATATCTCGAAGTAGATGTTGCTGAACTAGATGTTGGGGACTCAATATTTTTGTCAGCTCTTAATCTACCTGAAGGAGTAGAAATTCCATCACTTGCACTTGGCGATGACAGAGATCAGGCTGTTGTTTCAGTGACGGAGGCAAAAGTGCTTGATGTTGAGCCTGAAATCATCGAAACGGAAGAAGACGGAGAATCTTCAGAAGACGAAGATGCTGCAGCATCTACCGATGGTCAAGAAGAGCCTGACGAATAA
- the ychF gene encoding redox-regulated ATPase YchF, whose translation MSLKCGIVGLPNVGKSTLFNALTAAGIEAQNFPFCTIEPNKGVVPVPDPRLNKVAEIVNPEKIIPTTTEFVDIAGLVKGASEGEGLGNKFLSHVRETQAILHVIRCFENPDITHVHDVVNPVVDLETVETELLLADIETLSNALLRLEKATRSGDKEIMIQRDKFKNLSAELSSGILGRNTESYKNDQNAFKELGLITVKPCLYVGNVEDLDADNILLEKLIRYAAERDSTVIPMCNQLEAEIAELDFEEGMEFLKDMGLEEPGLNKLIRESYKMLSLITYFTAGEKEVRAWTTKQGSTAPEAAGVIHTDFQKGFIRAETIAYDDYVEYSGELGAKEAGKLRSEGNEYIVKDGDIMHFRFNV comes from the coding sequence ATGAGTCTTAAGTGTGGGATAGTTGGACTTCCAAATGTCGGCAAATCAACATTATTTAATGCTTTAACAGCTGCAGGGATCGAGGCGCAAAATTTTCCTTTTTGTACTATTGAACCTAATAAAGGTGTCGTTCCTGTCCCAGATCCAAGACTTAATAAAGTCGCTGAGATAGTAAATCCTGAAAAAATAATTCCTACAACTACTGAATTCGTAGATATAGCAGGATTAGTGAAAGGTGCATCAGAAGGAGAAGGTTTAGGAAATAAATTTCTTTCTCATGTAAGAGAAACACAGGCAATTCTTCATGTTATTAGATGCTTCGAAAATCCTGACATTACTCATGTGCACGATGTAGTGAATCCTGTAGTAGATCTAGAAACAGTAGAAACTGAACTTCTTCTGGCTGATATTGAAACTTTATCAAATGCATTACTCAGGCTAGAAAAAGCTACAAGATCAGGTGACAAAGAGATAATGATACAAAGAGATAAATTCAAGAACCTATCTGCTGAGTTAAGTAGCGGAATTTTAGGCAGAAATACTGAGAGTTATAAAAATGACCAAAATGCCTTTAAAGAGTTGGGCTTGATAACCGTCAAACCCTGTTTATATGTAGGAAATGTTGAAGACTTAGATGCTGATAATATTTTGCTTGAAAAATTGATTCGCTACGCTGCAGAAAGAGACTCCACGGTTATTCCTATGTGCAATCAACTGGAAGCTGAAATTGCTGAACTTGATTTTGAAGAGGGAATGGAATTCTTAAAAGATATGGGACTAGAAGAGCCAGGTCTCAATAAACTTATAAGGGAAAGCTATAAGATGTTGTCTTTGATAACCTACTTTACTGCTGGGGAAAAAGAAGTCAGAGCATGGACAACAAAACAAGGTTCCACAGCTCCTGAAGCGGCTGGAGTTATTCATACTGATTTTCAAAAGGGATTTATTAGAGCTGAAACTATTGCTTATGATGATTATGTCGAATATTCAGGTGAATTAGGAGCTAAGGAAGCGGGAAAGCTTCGTTCTGAGGGTAATGAATACATCGTTAAAGATGGCGACATAATGCATTTTAGGTTTAATGTTTAA
- the pth gene encoding aminoacyl-tRNA hydrolase → MEPLLILGLGNPGEDYALTRHNAGADYIDLLCNKYSLTLKKERQIHGKFAEFFNENYKLIFVTPSTFMNESGLCVSKTKKFFNLRTEQILIAHDELDLPNSEIKLKESGGHGGHNGLRNIIDHLQGDSSFKRLRIGIGRPDKDKDIISYVLKKASVEEREKLMGNLINYLDLGEKIIQDGWQKTVMNYHTSKEEYNES, encoded by the coding sequence ATGGAACCGCTATTAATATTAGGGTTAGGCAATCCTGGTGAAGATTATGCTCTTACTCGACATAATGCTGGTGCTGATTACATCGATTTGCTTTGCAACAAATATTCGTTAACTCTAAAAAAAGAAAGACAAATCCATGGTAAATTTGCTGAATTTTTTAATGAAAACTATAAGTTAATCTTTGTAACGCCTTCCACCTTTATGAATGAAAGTGGTTTGTGCGTGTCAAAAACAAAAAAATTTTTTAATCTTAGAACTGAACAAATTTTAATCGCCCATGATGAACTGGATCTGCCTAATTCAGAAATTAAGCTAAAAGAGTCAGGCGGACATGGTGGCCATAATGGTCTTAGGAATATAATTGATCATTTACAAGGAGATAGTTCTTTTAAACGATTAAGAATTGGAATAGGCAGACCGGACAAAGATAAAGATATCATTTCATATGTCTTAAAAAAGGCTTCAGTTGAAGAAAGAGAAAAATTAATGGGTAATCTTATTAATTACCTAGATCTTGGAGAAAAAATAATACAAGATGGCTGGCAAAAGACTGTAATGAATTACCATACTTCTAAGGAAGAATATAATGAGTCTTAA